In Scophthalmus maximus strain ysfricsl-2021 chromosome 5, ASM2237912v1, whole genome shotgun sequence, the sequence AGGACTGCTTGTGGAAACGCTCCTCAGTGCTGTCGTCAAAGTACTGTTTGTCTTCCTCATCCGATGACTCTAAATCACTCTCCTGTTCCTCAACTTCCCGCTTCTTCAGCACTTCAGGATCTGGTGTCTTCCCTGCATCTGTACGTTGAGGTTCATTTTTCACAGGTTCATTTTTCACAGTGTCCTTTACTTTGATGCTTTTTGTCGATGCCAGTCTTAAACTCTTGGATTTTGGTATCTCTTTCTGCTGAACATCAGCAGCCTCATCCGAAGGTGCAGCTATCCCTGTGTCTGTTTCAGGTTTGGCAACAGCTGAATCTTTAGAGTCTTTCAGGATACCGTCGCCTTCCTCGTTGTCCACCATTTCCTTCAGCTGCATCGTAAATTCCTCCTCTTTGTCGTCTTTGTCGCCAGCTCTTTCTACACTTTTGTCTGATGAATGTGGGTTTactttttcaactttatttggCACTTTTTCCTTTCCTACCTCCTTCCTGCCCTTCATCCTGTCCTCTTTGAAAGCTTTCACAGCAGCTTTGATGACCTCGATCTTCTTGTTGAACTGAGGGTGAGTGGCGATGCGCGCTACGGCCCGGTCAGAAAGGGTAGACTTGGGGTTTTTACACACCTGATCAAAGCTGAGATTCTTCTGCAAGGCCGTCTTGGTCACCtggcaaggggggggggggggggggcaatgatCCAATTAGACGTTTGGTCAAGTGTTTCCCCAATTTGATAAAGGGTCACAATGTCTAACTTTTTCTGCTCATATTTGAGGAATAACGCATTCCAAAATGTATTAACGGACAGAAAGTGTTATGAAACCTACCAGGTCTGGTGAGAGCCCTTTCATGGCctggatctcctccagcagTCTGGCCGCCCTCCTCTGATTCCTCTCAACCGCCATCTcattccccttcttcttcttcagggcGCCGATCTGTCGTATCAGCTTCCTGATGATCACAGCTCTCACCCGCTTCACCTCCTTCCTCATCTTCACCACCTCGTTGTTGAGGTTCAGGACACCGGCCTGCTTCTTGTCTTTGGACTGAGCGGGCGAGGGATTCTTCTGCGTCTCGTCTGAGGCCCGGGCCTTGGGCTCTTCATCCTTTCCATTCGCTCCTCTACCATCCCTTTCTTCTTCACCATCTTCCTCCCCGTCGACTTCATCTTcgtctccttcttccttttccgTGTCTTCTCCATGGTCTTCCTCAAtatcttcctccttttcctcagcAGAGAGCAACAGCTTCTCCATCTTGTCCTGCGTACGTATCATCTGTTGAAACACACACCCCCTTTTAGATTATATCCATTTACAAACACTTTCCCAGAGCAtggtggtctcagacttttggaccccatCCCACTATTTCCACACAAAACTCCGATTAATCCACAAACTGCTCGGCTGAAATTGTGTATGATTTTCATAACGTCACGCCGCGGATGGGTGAACTTCcctcaaaatacatttctgtctAAGAAGGAGTAACGCAGCTGAGCGGGACTGCCAAAACAAACGTGGCGGAGTAAGCATGGGT encodes:
- the srfbp1 gene encoding serum response factor-binding protein 1, whose product is MIRTQDKMEKLLLSAEEKEEDIEEDHGEDTEKEEGDEDEVDGEEDGEEERDGRGANGKDEEPKARASDETQKNPSPAQSKDKKQAGVLNLNNEVVKMRKEVKRVRAVIIRKLIRQIGALKKKKGNEMAVERNQRRAARLLEEIQAMKGLSPDLVTKTALQKNLSFDQVCKNPKSTLSDRAVARIATHPQFNKKIEVIKAAVKAFKEDRMKGRKEVGKEKVPNKVEKVNPHSSDKSVERAGDKDDKEEEFTMQLKEMVDNEEGDGILKDSKDSAVAKPETDTGIAAPSDEAADVQQKEIPKSKSLRLASTKSIKVKDTVKNEPVKNEPQRTDAGKTPDPEVLKKREVEEQESDLESSDEEDKQYFDDSTEERFHKQSSQSEESEDDFFVGKVNKFKKTKNKGVEGEKKVEKEDVKTSDKFQSELDELESRLKSKATSLQSIYCSSLSGSKQRAGRGRGRGGDTFMGSGLNREFNKQSKFQKQVTESDRNSGSKYNNPCPEGRRGESQEKGFASTSRGRGRGRGNIRGQKGHMGQGSFSQQAPQQALHPSWEASKKRKEQQGQILAFQGKKIKFDDDD